In Oryza sativa Japonica Group chromosome 11, ASM3414082v1, the following are encoded in one genomic region:
- the LOC4350989 gene encoding uncharacterized protein, with the protein MACRVAGGGGGGGGGVSSAASSRWRGRRPIGAQWGRPIPRGGFPATPTPSSSDELSLATGARTDSPNGMGGSFGWLEFLLSTSHPCEDDAAEELPVEPPVAAMDAAHDGRDEVRGEVPSEPSEVLAGEEEAAMDAAHDGRGEVRGEVTFERAIGASSRAGYEGIKLGEEPSLKPAMVGAPEIKMIEIAEASSVAQWDLLAGTEDCSPEINPKIVDLQQQQQEASLLPDEVISEADASILAQYSSVTKKDDDAEFLICRPNFGFVTRPQQHTPKKRHPKNKRAMGINLLDREGNICSDDKLPSQGCLVGEYNNLLLQLYQLLFDLKELMELCGQADKIQSEVFLKKAMKKACRDSDDAVADIVFQALKVDGFILRLLRYLKSQFNFCRTQAWKIRNEILRIGGSDEMQQGVKVDTTRVIENTASTVDSETPVEQKRRKKVETEYVLGGKDLEFILSYEDDELETFDEDMLKDQAMVRQQIENFGYGFLHSWREVICTDSEEEDDPVSDDDDDDEQDDFFTNDDDDDQQNVDQMDKNMYAEA; encoded by the exons ATGGCTTGtcgtgtcgccggcggcggcggcggcggcgggggtggggtTTCCTCCGCCGCTTCGTCTCGGTGGCGAGGCCGACGGCCCATTGGGGCCCAATGGGGAAGGCCCATCCCCCGTGGCGGCTTCCCGGCCACGCCAACGCCTTCTTCTTCTGATGAACTCTCCCTGGCAACTGGGGCCCGCACCGACTCGCCCAACG GAATGGGGGGTTCGTTCGGATGGTTGGAGTTTCTCTTATCGACCTCGCACCCGTGCGAGGATGATGCGGCGGAGGAGCTTCCCGTCgagccgccggtggcggcgatggatgCCGCCCATGACGGCCGCGATGAGGTGCGGGGAGAAGTCCCCTCCGAGCCGTCGGAAGTACTcgctggagaggaggaggcggcgatggaTGCCGCCCATGACGGCCGAGGCGAGGTCCGGGGAGAGGTCACCTTCGAGCGGGCGATCGGTGCCTCCTCCCGTGCGGGTTACGAAGGCATCAAGCTGGGGGAGGAGCCCTCCCTCAAACCGGCGATGGTGGGCGCGCCCGAGATTAAGATGATCGAGATAGCAGAGGCCTCCTCTGTTGCCCAGTGGGACTTGTTGGCGGGGACGGAGGATTGCAGCCCTGAGATTAACCCGAAGATTGTCgacctccagcagcagcagcaggaggcctCTCTCCTTCCTGATGAGGTCATCTCTGAGGCAGACGCGTCAATCTTGGCGCAGTATTCATCGGTGACAAAGAAAGACGATGATGCTGAGTTCTTGATTTGTCGGCCAAACTTTGGTTTTGTTACACGACCACAGCAACACACTCCCAAGAAACGGCACCCCAAGAACAAGCGGGCTATGGGGATTAACTTG TTGGATCGAGAGGGAAATATCTGCAGTGATGATAAGCTTCCAAGTCAGGGTTGCTTGGTTGGTGAATACAATAATCTTTTGCTGCAGTTGTATCAGCTGCTGTTCGATTTAAAAGAGCTAATGGAGCTTTGTGGCCAAGCTGATAAGATCCAGAGTGAGGTGTTCCTTAAAAAGGCAATGAAAAAAGCTTGCAGAGATTCTGATGATGCTGTTGCAGACATAGTGTTTCAGGCCCTAAAGGTAGATGGTTTCATTCTGAGGCTATTAAGGTATCTGAAGAGCCAATTCAATTTTTGCCGGACCCAGGCATGGAAGATAAGGAATGAGATATTGAGAATTGGTG GCTCTGACGAGATGCAGCAGGGCGTAAAGGTTGATACGACTCGGGTCATAGAGAACACTGCTAGCAccgtcgacagcgagacgcCCGTAGAGCAAAAGAGGAGAAAGAAGGTGGAAACGGAGTATGTCCTCGGTGGGAAGGATCTAGAGTTTATCTTGTCATACGAGGACGATGAACTTGAGACATTTGATGAGGATATGCTCAAGGACCAGGCAATGGTCCGGCAACAGATTGAGAATTTTGGCTATGGTTTCCTCCATAGCTGGAGGGAAGTTATCTGCACTGatagtgaagaagaagatgacccCGTgtccgatgatgatgatgatgatgaacaaGATGACTTCTTCaccaatgatgatgatgatgaccagCAAAATGTCGACCAAATGGATAAGAACATGTATGCTGAGGCCTGA